The following proteins are co-located in the Styela clava chromosome 15, kaStyClav1.hap1.2, whole genome shotgun sequence genome:
- the LOC120333722 gene encoding sorting nexin-2-like, producing MSDSREPPPDDDDLYDLDEKDDMFTSTKETPQEEIDLNDEKEDSAPPVDVDTDKKFQLVDNSGDAPQKKEDEHLTQEVSKPEEEDDDLFKDADTAEMSDVTLDKTPESPEPKPMETKPEKPKVEVKEVKEEIKKEEKVEDKDDMFDLEEDKDKVHDLNISVSEPHKKGEGMNAYMTYKVKTKTTMPMFKRPELVVDRRFSDFLGLHEKLVAKHRHVGRIVPPAPEKSLVGMTRVKMSKTEEEAQAIDFIERRRAALERYLNRLGRHTVLLQDPDFRDFLEQDELPQATSTRALSGAGMMRLMKNVEGAISKITIRMTEDDVWFEEKQQQIESLDNKLRMLHSAVEDLVRHRKELASNTASFAKSAATLGNSEEHTALSRALAQLSEAFEKVEGLHQEVANSDYYNVAEVIGDYIRIIGEIKEVFQIRVKSWHNWQTAEQNLAKKKELESKLQQQGRNDKLPNVQSEIKELESRVKTCKQEFDDLSTTIKKEIMKFEQNRVMDFKQIILVFLKMLMKSQEQNIKFWEGFLPEARAIA from the exons atgtcCGACAGTCGTGAGCCACCACCAGATGATGATGATTTATATGATTTGGATGAAAAAGATGATATGTTCACTTCTACAAAAGAG ACGCCTCAGGAAGAGATTGATTTGAATGACGAAAAAGAGGACTCTGCTCCACCCGTTGATGTGGACACAGATAAAAAGTTCCAACTAGTAGATAATAGTGGTGATGCTCCTCAGAAAAAAGAGGATGAACATTTGACCCAGGAAGTATCTAAACCAGAGGAGGAGGATGATGATCTTTTTAAAGATGCAGATACAGCTGA aatgtcAGATGTTACGCTGGATAAAACACCCGAGTCTCCTGAGCCAAAACCTATGGAGACAAAACCTGAGAAACCAAAAGTTGAAGTAAAAGAAGTTaaagaagaaattaaaaaagaagaGAAAGTTGAAGATAAAGATGAT ATGTTTGATCTCGAGGAAGATAAAGACAAAGTACATGATTTGAATATCTCTGTTTCTGAGCCACATAAGAAGGGAGAAGGAATGAACGCTTATATGACATATAAAGTCAAAACCAAG aCTACAATGCCGATGTTCAAACGTCCTGAACTGGTCGTCGACCGTCGTTTCAGTGATTTCCTCGGCCTTCATGAGAAACTTGTTGCTAAGCATCGCCATGTCGGACGTATTGTTCCCCCTGCCCCCGAGAAAAGTTTGGTTG GTATGACGAGAGTAAAAATGTCAAAAACCGAAGAAGAAGCTCAGGCCATAGACTTCATCGAGCGACGTCGGGCTGCACTAGAAAGATATTTGAACAGATTAGGACGACATACTGTTCTATTACAAGATCCTGATTTCAGAGATTTTCTTGAACAAGACGAG TTGCCGCAAGCAACGAGTACCAGAGCATTGAGTGGGGCCGGTATGATGCGTCTCATGAAAAATGTGGAAGGAGCGATAAGCAAAATAACGATACGCATGACTGAGGATGACGTTTGGTTTGAAGAGAAGCAACAACAG ATTGAAAGTTTGGACAACAAACTGAGGATGCTACACAGTGCTGTCGAAGATTTGGTCCGACATAGAAAAG AGCTTGCCAGCAATACTGCTTCGTTCGCAAAGAGCGCTGCCACTTTGGGAAACTCTGAAGAACATACTGCATTGTCTCGAGCTCTTGCTCAACTATCTGAAGCTTTTGAAAAGGTCGAAGGGCTCCACCAGGAGGTTGCAAATTCCGATTACTACAATGTTGCTGAAGTTATCGGAGATTATATTAGAATCATTGGAGAGATAAAG GAAGTGTTCCAAATTCGTGTTAAAAGTTGGCACAACTGGCAAACTGCTGAACAGAACTTGGCCAAAAAGAAGGAATTGGAG TCTAAACTCCAACAGCAAGGACGAAATGACAAACTACCAAATGTACAATCTGAAATTAAGGAG CTTGAGAGCAGAGTGAAAACATGCAAGCAAGAATTTGACGATCTATCTACAACGATTAAAAAAGAAATCATGAAATTCGAGCAAAACAGAGTCATGGATTTCAAGCAAATCATTCTGGTATTTTTGAAGATGTTGATGAAAAGCCAAGAACAG aacaTCAAGTTCTGGGAAGGCTTTCTTCCAGAGGCAAGAGCAATAGCCTGA
- the LOC120333723 gene encoding sorcin-like, with product MAHYGQPAPGYGAPPQPGYAAPQGQPAPYGAPPGQDYGAPAPGYGAPSGQPAPGYGAPPGQPGYGGAPAYGAPQVDPAVLAWFQAVDADRSGRISALELQQALTNNDWTRFSIATCYGMIGLFDRDFSGTIDINEFGQLWGFINQWRGVFSSFDQDRSGTISHQELHTAISRLGYNLSPTFVNIAMYKFDHDRRGSLNFEGFINCCMMLQQCTHHFQMKDTQRSGRGQFNYDDFMYAGLICLKP from the exons ATGGCTCATTACGGACAACCTGCACCTGGTTATGGTGCTCCGCCTCAACCTGGCTATGCAGCCCCCCAAGGCCAACCTGCACCCTATGGTGCACCACCGGGACAGGATTATGGCGCTCCTGCACCTGGGTACGGGGCTCCTTCTGGTCAACCAGCCCCTGGTTACGGAGCTCCCCCGGGACAACCGGGGTATGGAGGTGCACCTGCATATGGCGCTCCACAAGTCGATCCAGCGGTTTTGGCATGGTTTCAAGCGGTTGATGCAGATAGGAGCGGAAGAATTTCTGCATTAGAGCTTCAGCAG GCTCTAACAAACAATGATTGGACAAGATTTTCCATTGCAACTTGTTATGGAATGATCGGACTTTTCGACAGAGATTTCTCAGGAACGATTGATATTAATGAATTCGGACAATTGTGGGGATTCATTAACCAATGGAGGGGAGTGTTCAGCAGTTTTGATCAAGATAGATCTGGTACTATCAGCCACCAAGAACTTCATACTGCTATTTCTAGGCTAGG TTACAACTTGTCACCAACATTTGTGAATATAGCGATGTACAAGTTTGACCACGATCGTAGAGGATCTCTAAATTTTGAAGGTTTCATTAATTGCTGTATGATGCTGCAGCAATGCACACATCATTTCCAAATGAAGGATACACAACGCTCTGGAAGAGGACAATTTAATTATGATGATTTTATGTATGCAGGATTGATATGTCTTAAACCCTGA
- the LOC120333726 gene encoding uncharacterized protein LOC120333726, producing the protein MFPASLGQGHQPMSLKAIDEIPHQKRKNICTFIDYSITLQDGYWELLVTELGFNETDSKNFLLAFAKKQSPTDNLLRECGYRNYKIVTLSHVLKKIGLVKLVAENLENLEEISSPVLPNAQYGFGGMHFYDKPRRPTESDSSSSSHSGGTDVEKIGGIDTTHHSYADIKKGTKNFASEMKLGAGAFGKVYKVVLKNTVYACKVLTMTTNNTHMSLRGKYKGNTDLRNELRYLADYRHPHIVPLYGWSVDGDNPCLIYEYMKNGSLQDCLQRLREKESLSWLTRLNVACGAARGLRFLHEEKSKPLIHGDIKTANILLGDSYHAKLGDFGLAREGPSRHKTGSYIDLGDEHTPGTIGYLAPEYLQSKKLSVEVDTYAFGVVLHELYTGRRAFDRNQKRAVTLLRDYMDDLANGLGRGGLEGAEDRLFEHQSPELERLPRIIALRFVRLALGCCHERRNKRPSMLAILTRLEAICADIKMLPKEQVSDTSSTDLTPNASITSNKPQLGKPSSPNLRTNDMRYDTRNLIPVESEDPSLVMPSQNIESSIPHKNSDIYAPPGVDAVNEALKQLELKNSIKSNSEARSYTPSRENSVFENQKPNPIPSRENSVFEGYTPQPHISIPQYFSNVMYHHPHAAAAVPVNWDPSGHNMLPISPVFSMWPPQMPHNIPVLGPYSPYVSGPSYPTQGAQQYGQVPFPNTPDFLGIPSGMDQNDPSDSKPGNTPVSPSTPGLVSTPEPFDSLELNQPLHVTTAQSPQVSNPFTNSNINGGYSNLPPSNPFHISGGNDAHFSTPQQYDQFSPTSKPEAENSHQRSSTSADNEGISPPRTYSVKVSGPKASLLDNLDNIEDEDLNLSVSHYFSK; encoded by the coding sequence ATGTTCCCTGCATCTCTGGGCCAAGGGCACCAGCCTATGAGCTTAAaagcaattgatgaaattccGCACCAAAAGCGTAAGAACATTTGCACTTTCATCGATTATTCAATCACATTGCAGGATGGTTATTGGGAGCTTTTAGTAACCGAGCTCGGATTTAACGAAACAGATAGTAAAAATTTTCTTCTTGCCTTCGCAAAAAAACAAAGTCCGACTGATAATTTGCTACGAGAATGTGGATACAGGAATTACAAAATtgttacgctgtctcacgtattaaAAAAGATTGGACTTGTTAAATTAGTGGCAGAAAATTTGGAAAACCTTGAAGAAATTAGTAGTCCGGTCTTGCCTAATGCGCAATATGGTTTCGGTGGAATGCATTTCTACGACAAACCACGGAGGCCTACGGAAAGTGACTCCTCAAGCTCGTCTCATTCTGGAGGTACGGACGTGGAAAAAATTGGCGGAATCGACACTACACATCATTCCTACGCTGATATTAAAAAAGGGACAAAAAACTTCGCTTCAGAAATGAAATTAGGTGCCGGGGCTTTTGGTAAAGTATATAAAGTCGTTCTAAAGAATACTGTATATGCGTGTAAAGTGTTAACAATGACAACGAACAACACCCATATGTCGTTGCGAGGTAAATACAAGGGGAACACTGATTTGAGGAATGAGTTACGTTATCTTGCGGATTATAGGCATCCACATATTGTCCCATTGTACGGCTGGTCTGTGGATGGTGACAATCCATGTTTAATTTATGAGTACATGAAAAATGGTTCGTTACAGGACTGTCTTCAGCGTTTGAGAGAAAAGGAATCTTTAAGTTGGTTAACAAGATTGAATGTCGCTTGTGGCGCAGCCAGGGGCCTTCGTTTTCTACATGAAGAAAAATCTAAACCTCTAATACATGGTGATATCAAAACTGCGAATATACTACTCGGAGACAGTTATCATGCGAAGCTCGGAGATTTTGGTCTTGCGAGAGAGGGTCCTAGCAGGCATAAGACAGGGAGTTATATTGATTTGGGTGATGAACACACCCCAGGTACAATTGGGTATCTTGCACCTGAGTACTTACAGAGTAAAAAATTATCTGTTGAAGTAGATACTTATGCGTTTGGTGTTGTATTACATGAGCTTTACACTGGTCGCAGAGCATTTGATCGAAATCAGAAAAGGGCTGTAACCTTGCTCAGAGACTATATGGATGATCTTGCGAATGGTTTGGGTAGAGGAGGTCTAGAAGGGGCAGAGGATCGTCTGTTTGAGCACCAATCTCCAGAGTTGGAGAGACTACCTCGAATTATTGCACTGAGATTCGTGAGATTGGCACTCGGTTGCTGTCACGAAAGACGTAACAAAAGGCCATCTATGTTGGCGATTTTAACAAGACTCGAAGCAATATGTGCTGATATTAAGATGTTACCCAAAGAGCAAGTTTCTGATACATCCTCTACCGACCTGACTCCGAATGCTTCAATTACTTCAAACAAACCCCAGTTGGGTAAACCCTCATCTCCGAATTTGCGTACAAACGATATGAGATACGACACTCGGAATTTAATTCCGGTGGAATCTGAGGATCCGTCTCTTGTAATGCCGTCACAAAATATTGAATCTTCAATTCCGCATAAAAATAGCGACATTTATGCCCCACCTGGAGTGGATGCTGTGAATGAAGCCCTAAAACAACTCGAGTTAAAAAACTCAATAAAATCGAATTCCGAGGCAAGGAGTTACACCCCTTCAAGAGAAAACAGCGTGTTTGAGAATCAAAAACCGAATCCTATACCATCTAGAGAAAACAGTGTTTTTGAGGGTTATACACCACAACCCCATATATCCATACCACAGTATTTTAGCAATGTAATGTACCACCACCCACACGCTGCCGCAGCTGTGCCAGTAAATTGGGACCCATCAGGGCATAATATGCTTCCAATTTCTCCAGTATTTTCAATGTGGCCTCCACAAATGCCTCATAATATACCAGTCCTGGGACCTTATTCACCCTACGTCTCTGGTCCAAGTTATCCAACGCAAGGAGCACAACAATATGGTCAAGTACCGTTTCCGAACACTCCAGATTTCCTGGGAATACCTTCTGGAATGGATCAAAACGATCCTTCAGATTCCAAACCTGGTAACACCCCCGTGTCCCCAAGCACCCCCGGCCTTGTTAGCACCCCAGAACCATTTGACAGCTTGGAGTTGAACCAACCTTTACATGTAACAACTGCTCAATCCCCTCAGGTATCCAACCCATTTACTAATTCAAACATAAATGGGGGTTATTCTAATTTACCCCCTTCGAACCCATTCCATATTTCAGGGGGTAATGACGCACACTTTTCTACCCCACAACAATATGATCAATTTTCTCCTACATCGAAACCAGAAGCGGAAAACAGCCATCAAAGGAGTTCCACATCTGCGGACAATGAGGGTATTTCCCCTCCCAGAACTTATAGTGTCAAAGTCAGCGGCCCGAAGGCAAGTTTGTTGGATAATCTTGACAATATAGAAGATGAAGACCTAAATTTATCCGTTTCTCACTATTTTAGTAAGTAA